A region of Nilaparvata lugens isolate BPH unplaced genomic scaffold, ASM1435652v1 scaffold3090, whole genome shotgun sequence DNA encodes the following proteins:
- the LOC120355584 gene encoding LOW QUALITY PROTEIN: secretory carrier-associated membrane protein 1-like (The sequence of the model RefSeq protein was modified relative to this genomic sequence to represent the inferred CDS: deleted 2 bases in 1 codon) has translation MSGFDENPFGEPTLDNPFADPAIQQVTNQTTNVQRGLDEYNPFADHLQHSVHQLWYGASNPPGYGSQTQQPAIMHATQELPPPYSRTAQQQQAAQASQFTTAELQRELERKQEELERKAAELARREAELRNAPYNVRRNNWPPLPENCCGFQPCFYQDINVEIPTEFQTIVRHLYYLWLCE, from the exons ATGTCTGGATTCGATGAAAACCCATTTGGTGAGCCTACGTTGGATAACCCTTTCGCC GACCCTGCAATTCAGCAAGTAACCAATCAGACTACAAATGTTCAGCGGGGCCTCGATGAGTATAATCCATTTGCTGACCACCTTCAGCACAGCGTCCATCAACTGTG GTAC GGAGCGAGTAATCCTCCCGGCTACGGCTCGCAGACGCAACAGCCGGCCATTATGCATGCCACCCAGGAGCTTCCTCCCCCCTACTCCCGAACGGCCCAGCAACAGCAGGCTGCCCAAGCATCACAGTTCACCACTGCTGAACTCCAG AGGGAATTAGAG CGCAAACAAGAGGAATTAGAACGCAAAGCAGCTGAATTGGCCAGGCGTGAAGCAGAACTAAGAAACGCACCCTACAATG TTAGAAGAAACAACTGGCCTCCTCTGCCTGAGAACTGCTGTGGGTTCCAGCCTTGCTTCTACCAGGACATCAACGTCGAAATACCCACCGAATTCCAGACGATCGTGCGCCATCTTTATTATCTGTGGCTGTGTGAGTAG